Proteins encoded by one window of Rouxiella chamberiensis:
- a CDS encoding DUF6602 domain-containing protein, with protein sequence MPSQFLKTILHNKIQQAYDNAEAVSDISHTTVKGTFRESFLVPIIQSLLPSHFGVGSGQVVDKWDRFSPQADIIIYDKRKIPPIIEQNGLGVYFIDSVHRAIEIKSDLNTDGMHQTLNLAWSLHPDNQQGLKTAKKGNLEDGKSNYPVVSCFSYKQSITNLDNALSKWNVTENIPSVMFCLPDTGLYMNTPQSKKYDKTPTNGKVDTTATYLALFLNCIEDEAASRGDYSLLEWLLN encoded by the coding sequence ATGCCTAGTCAGTTTTTAAAAACTATTCTTCATAACAAAATTCAGCAAGCATATGATAATGCAGAAGCTGTTTCTGACATATCTCATACTACTGTCAAAGGCACATTTAGAGAGAGCTTTCTCGTTCCGATTATTCAATCACTACTTCCATCTCATTTTGGTGTCGGCTCAGGCCAGGTTGTTGATAAGTGGGATAGATTTTCGCCTCAAGCAGACATCATTATTTACGACAAAAGGAAAATACCACCAATCATTGAACAGAATGGGCTAGGCGTCTATTTCATAGATTCCGTACACAGAGCAATCGAAATTAAGAGCGACCTGAATACAGACGGGATGCATCAAACTTTAAATCTTGCATGGTCACTACATCCTGACAACCAACAAGGATTAAAAACGGCTAAAAAAGGGAACCTTGAAGATGGAAAATCTAATTACCCTGTGGTTAGTTGCTTCAGTTATAAGCAATCTATAACCAATTTAGACAATGCTCTTTCAAAGTGGAATGTCACAGAAAATATACCAAGCGTAATGTTCTGTTTACCTGATACTGGTCTTTATATGAATACTCCTCAATCAAAAAAATACGATAAAACCCCTACAAATGGTAAGGTTGATACCACTGCTACATATCTCGCCCTGTTTTTGAATTGTATTGAAGATGAAGCTGCATCCAGAGGTGACTACTCCTTACTTGAATGGCTTTTGAATTAA
- a CDS encoding YceI family protein, with protein sequence MKNVKKIVLPLLAVATLYAPLSQAAAMHYSLDPAHTSVIVTWNHFGFSHPTADIPNTTGTVVFDKENPEQSRVDVTLPVAQIDTHVPALTKEFLGADYFNVSKYPSAVFHSTKVTAKGDNKFDVEGNLTLKGITKPVTLHATLTKQGEHPMVKKQAIGFDATADIKRSDFKLDKYVPAVGDDVTLTISTEGYAK encoded by the coding sequence GTGAAAAATGTTAAAAAGATTGTTTTGCCTCTTTTGGCAGTAGCGACGTTGTATGCACCATTATCTCAGGCTGCGGCCATGCATTATTCTCTCGATCCGGCACACACTTCGGTTATCGTTACCTGGAATCACTTCGGTTTTTCTCATCCGACTGCCGATATTCCGAACACTACAGGTACGGTAGTATTCGATAAAGAGAATCCTGAGCAGTCTCGCGTAGACGTTACTCTGCCAGTGGCTCAAATCGATACGCATGTTCCTGCTCTAACCAAAGAGTTCCTGGGTGCAGATTACTTTAACGTATCCAAATACCCTTCAGCCGTTTTCCACAGCACCAAAGTGACCGCCAAGGGTGACAATAAATTCGATGTTGAAGGTAATCTGACCCTCAAAGGCATTACTAAACCTGTCACGCTGCATGCAACCTTGACCAAGCAGGGTGAGCATCCGATGGTGAAAAAACAGGCTATTGGTTTTGATGCAACGGCCGACATTAAACGTTCCGACTTCAAACTGGATAAATATGTTCCGGCTGTAGGCGATGACGTAACGCTGACCATTTCTACCGAAGGTTACGCCAAGTAA
- a CDS encoding VOC family protein: MTEQKEKVLTRGINHVGLTVPDIDQATAFLKKALGAKFLYNGQTLEDGPKKGADAERQLGVPGGTMVLKQRVLRIGNGANLELFEIISDHKQAPLSLQDYGWNHISLYVDDIDFTIESVKNAGGEILSEVHQNSKHEDTENSASVYFRTPWGSLVELQSIPNGYYYPDNSEAETWVPAK, encoded by the coding sequence ATGACAGAGCAAAAAGAGAAAGTCCTAACGCGCGGGATAAATCATGTCGGATTAACCGTTCCCGATATTGACCAGGCAACCGCGTTCCTCAAAAAAGCTCTGGGGGCAAAGTTTCTGTATAACGGACAAACTCTCGAGGATGGTCCAAAGAAAGGTGCGGATGCAGAAAGACAGCTTGGCGTACCTGGAGGGACGATGGTTCTCAAACAGCGCGTATTACGCATTGGGAATGGTGCCAATCTGGAATTATTTGAGATAATTAGTGACCATAAACAAGCGCCTTTGAGTCTGCAAGACTACGGATGGAACCATATTTCGCTCTACGTTGACGATATAGATTTCACTATTGAAAGTGTGAAAAACGCGGGCGGGGAAATATTATCGGAAGTTCATCAGAACTCTAAGCATGAAGACACAGAAAATAGCGCCAGTGTCTATTTTAGAACGCCGTGGGGAAGTCTGGTCGAGCTGCAATCCATTCCTAACGGCTACTATTATCCTGATAACAGTGAAGCCGAAACGTGGGTGCCTGCCAAGTAA
- a CDS encoding SRPBCC family protein yields the protein MNTLHHAVKISASRDVVWRALSNIGEMEAWHEGSVEGDIAPGLILTLKPKADIQFSWRTDKVEPQTLLVQTCIEGPGTSPGKVLTFSVSDLEEGGVLVQLSDGEWQLNDPHLPFCNTYWGEVLFRLKTHAEKG from the coding sequence ATGAATACACTTCACCATGCCGTCAAAATCAGCGCCTCGCGCGATGTTGTCTGGCGGGCATTAAGCAATATCGGCGAGATGGAAGCCTGGCATGAGGGAAGCGTTGAGGGCGATATTGCTCCCGGACTGATCCTCACGTTGAAACCCAAAGCCGATATCCAGTTCAGCTGGCGCACGGACAAAGTGGAGCCGCAAACGCTCTTGGTGCAGACCTGTATCGAAGGGCCGGGCACCTCGCCGGGCAAAGTGCTGACTTTCTCTGTCTCGGATCTTGAAGAGGGCGGCGTGTTGGTGCAGTTGAGCGATGGGGAGTGGCAGCTCAACGATCCGCATCTGCCATTCTGTAACACTTACTGGGGCGAGGTGTTGTTCCGCCTTAAAACCCATGCTGAAAAGGGATGA